Below is a window of Fervidobacterium pennivorans DSM 9078 DNA.
CTTAAGTATTTTCCAGTCCATGAACTTTCAACTTTTGCGACTTCTTCTGGCGTGCCTGTTGCAACGACGTATCCGCCTTTATCTCCACCCTCGGGTCCTAGGTCTATTATATAGTCAGCAGACTTTATAACATCCAAATTATGTTCGATAACAATCACGGTATTTCCTTTATCGACAAGTCTATTAAGAACTTCTATTAACTTCTTTACATCATCAAAGTGTAGTCCGACGGTTGGTTCGTCCAATATGTACAATGTTCTTCCTGTAGCTTTTTTTCTTAATTCAGAAGCAAGCTTAACTCTTTGAGCCTCTCCGCCGGAAAGCGTTGTTGCCGGCTGACCTAATTTGATGTAACCGAGTCCGACATCTGATAGAACTTGCAACGTTTCTCTAATCGCTGGAATATTTTGGAAAAATTCAAGCGCCTCATCGACAGTCATGTCTAAAACATCTGCGATATTTTTCCCTTTGTACGTGACTTCCAAAGTTTCCGAGTTGTACCTTTTACCTTTACATACCTCACATTCCACGTAGACTTCCGGCAAGAACATCATCTCAATCTTTACAACACCTTGTCCTCCACAAGCTTCACACCTTCCACCTTTAACATTAAAACTGAACCTTCCTTTATCATAACCACGTGCTTTCGCTTCCGGAGTCATAGCGAACAACTCCCTAATTGCATCAAAAACTTTGGTGTATGTGGCAGGATTACTACGCGGTGTTCTACCAATTGGTGATTGGTCGATGGCAATGATTTTGTCGATATTTTCAAGTCCTTCTATCCTATCGTGTTCCCCAACTTCGTATCGAGTTTTGTGAAGTTTATTCGCTATAGCAGGATAAAGTGTGTCAATAATCAACGAACTTTTACCTGAACCGCTCACACCGGTAACGCATATGAAAGTTCCAAGTGGAAACTCAACAGTAATATTCTTCAAATTGTTATGCTTTGCACCAACAATCCGTATAAACTTCCCGTTTCCTTTTCTTCGATACTTAGGTACCTCTATCTTCATTTTTCCAGAAAGATACTTTCCCGTAAGCGATTTTTCGCATTTCAAAAGACCATCCAACGTTCCAGCATAAACAATCTGCCCGCCATTTACACCTGCTCGAGGTCCCACATCTACCACGTAATCCGCGCTCCGTATAACCTCTTCATCGTGTTCAACGACAAGTACGGTGTTTCCCAAATCTCTCAGTCCTTTGAGCATAGATATCAACCTGTCGTTATCTCTTTGATGCAATCCGATGGTCGGTTCATCGAGCACATAGATTACGCCAGTCAGTCTTGAGCCTATTTGTGTCGCGAGCCTGATTCTTTGGGCTTCTCCTCCCGAGAGTGTGCGCACATTTCTTGAAAGGCTAAGATAACCCAATCCAACTTGTTCCAAGAAATCTAAGCGTTTCTCTATCTCGTTTAACAACTCCTTTACAGCTTCTCTTTGCTTTTCTGAAAGTTCTGATGGCAACGCCCTAATGATTTCCAATTCTTTTGATATAGGAAGCTCTGTAAACTCGATGATGCTTAGGTCCTTTATCGTGACGCTCAAAGCTTCCTGACGTAATCTTTTGCCTTTACATGTTTGACAGGTGCGTTCCACGAAAAAGTTCGCAACTATCCATTCACGCATTTCTTCTGAAGTGTATTCCTCGTATCGTTCCTTTACAAGGGCAACTAATCCTTCAAAATACTCAGTTCCGTATAAAAGCGCCTCTTTAACCTCTTCGGGTTGTTGCTCAAAAGGTTTGGAAGGGTCTCCACCGTATTCTCGAACAATTCTTTCGATTCTTCTAGGAAGCCATCCGTCAGCTTTATGTCCTATTCTTAAGCCTTGGGTAACGGGAATATCCTCTTCGAAAAGCGTGCGTTCATCAACTTCGAGTTTGAAACCCAATCCGTGGCAGTCAGGGCAAGCACCGTACGGTGCGTTGAACGAAAAGAACTTAGGATTTATCTCAGGCATTGAAAAACCACAGGAAAGACATGAAAGCTTTTCCGAATAAAGGTGTTCATCGTCATCGGATCTTACCAAAACAAAACCGTTACCCTCTTTGAGGGCAAGTTCAACGGATTGGAACAACCTATGTGTGTCGGTATCGGACAGGTCCAACCTATCGATAACCAGATTTATCGTGTGTCTGATATTTTTATTTAATTCCGGAACTTCGTCGAGTCTGTATATCTTTCCATCAACCTCAACCCTTGTGTAACCTTTGTTGAGAAAATTATCGAATTCGTCTTTAAATGTACCTTTCTTTTCCCGTGCGATAGGTGCTAGTATGATAACACGCTTGGTTTGAAAATGCTTTTGTACGTGTATTATAATTTCATCCACTGACATCCTTTGAAGCTCTCTACCACAATAAGGGCAGTGTGGTACACCTATCTGCGCATACAACACGCGCAGATAGTCGTAAATTTCAGTAACGGTTCCAACGGTGGACCTTGGATTGTGAGATACGCTCTTTTGGTCAATTGCTATAGTTGGAGAAAGCCCTTCGATACTATCCACATCGGGCTTTTTTAGCTCGCCTATGAATTGTCTTGCATAGGTAGAAAGGCTTTCCAAATAGCGTCTTTGTCCTTCGATAAAAATAGTATCCATTGCAAGCGAACTTTTTCCAGAACCAGACAACCCAGTGATAACAACAAGCTTATTCTTTGGGATTTCAACGTCAATATTCTTTAAATTATGCACGCGTGCACCTTTGACAATTATCTTGTCCATCGATTAACCTCTAAACCTCCTTGAAAGTATAGACCACAACATTACTATGAATAATAATCCAAAAAAGAGTGCTTCAACACTCAGAGCGACTATTTTCCTTTGAATATCATCGATGCTTAAATAGCGATACGTTGCTGCTTGGAATGGAAAGAACCAGGTAACTGCCATGACGACAAAAACAACTGTAGTCACTATAACAATAATTCTTAGATTATTCCATGCATCGTCTAATTCTTCTTGCAATCGTTGAAGCCTAAGGTTAATATTCTCTACGTCTTCTTCGTATCTTTTCAAATGCTCTTCAAGTTTTTCAATGGATTCAATTAACTTCTTTTCAATTTCCTCTTTTTCCATACGTCTCACTCCCCATTCAAGTGGAAAAAAAGGAACAAAGTTATTTTATTCCGAGTATATGTGTGACAACGGTAAAATAAATCCACATACCACCAAGGTCTGCCACCGTTGTTATCAGTGGACCAGCCATGACTGCAGGGTCAATTCTCATCAGCTTACCAAGGAATGGTAGCATTGCACCTACAACATTTGCAAATATAATGATGATGAGTAATGAAATTGCTGCGGAAACGTTAACCATCACATCGTGCGAAATCATAAATCCGCGAACAAAAAGAACAGCACTGAGTATTGAACCGAGTATCAGTCCAACGTAAATTTCTCTAAGTAACACTTTCCACCAGTCTTTGAGTTCGACATCCCCCAATGCCATACTACGGATTATGAGCGTGCTACTTTGTCCACCAACGTTTCCTCCAGCATCAACCATCGTTGCCATAAAGGCTGCAAGTATTGGCACAGCAGCTATAACACTTTCGAAACTGCTGATTATGTACGCACTAATACTCTGAAGCAATAATAATCCTAAAAGCCAAGGTAATCTGTTTTTGATAAAAATCAGAGGTGATGTGTGGAAATAAGATGTTGTTGTAACGCTCATACCTGCCATTTTGTGGATATCTTCCGTTGCTTCTTCATCGATAACATCAACGATATCATCTATGGTTATAATCCCAACAAGCCTCATATCGTTATCTACTACAGGAATGGCGTTTAAATCGTATTTCTTCATTAGTTCAGCGACTTCTTCTTGGTCTGTATTCGTTTTAACGTAAATCGGGTCGGGAGTGTATATTTCCTCAATCAATGTATCGGGTTCGGCGAAGAGCAAATCCTCGAGTTTTACAGTTCCAATAAGAGTTCTGTCTTCTTCCACTACGAAAATTGTATAAATTGTCTCTGCGTCTTTTCCAAACTTGCGCACCTTATCAAGTGCTTTTTGAACAGTCATGGACTTTGTCACATATATGAAATATGGTGACATCAAACGACCCGCAGAGTTTTCGGGATAGTTCAACACTTCAAGCGTCTGTTCTCTTTCACTTTTAGGTAGGAACGAAAGCAACTTGGTAACAACATCGGCGGGCAGTTCGTCGAGAAGTTCAGCCCTATCGGAAGGGTCCATGTTCTTGAAGATAGATTTGATTTCATCATCTGTGAGCATCTTTACCAATTCATATTGCTCATCGGGCTCAAGTTTGGAAAAGACTTCCGCAGCAAGATCTTTGTTCAGAAGGCGGAATACTACAGCTTTTTCTGAGGTTTCGAGCTCTTCGATCATTTCGTAGATCACGTTTGGATCTTGGTCTTCGAGTAGCATTTTCAGTGTTCGAAAATCACCGCGTTCGATGAGCTTGCGGATATCGATCTGGATTTTTACCTTCATCCTCTTTACCCTCCTTTGCAAGAGAT
It encodes the following:
- the uvrA gene encoding excinuclease ABC subunit UvrA → MDKIIVKGARVHNLKNIDVEIPKNKLVVITGLSGSGKSSLAMDTIFIEGQRRYLESLSTYARQFIGELKKPDVDSIEGLSPTIAIDQKSVSHNPRSTVGTVTEIYDYLRVLYAQIGVPHCPYCGRELQRMSVDEIIIHVQKHFQTKRVIILAPIAREKKGTFKDEFDNFLNKGYTRVEVDGKIYRLDEVPELNKNIRHTINLVIDRLDLSDTDTHRLFQSVELALKEGNGFVLVRSDDDEHLYSEKLSCLSCGFSMPEINPKFFSFNAPYGACPDCHGLGFKLEVDERTLFEEDIPVTQGLRIGHKADGWLPRRIERIVREYGGDPSKPFEQQPEEVKEALLYGTEYFEGLVALVKERYEEYTSEEMREWIVANFFVERTCQTCKGKRLRQEALSVTIKDLSIIEFTELPISKELEIIRALPSELSEKQREAVKELLNEIEKRLDFLEQVGLGYLSLSRNVRTLSGGEAQRIRLATQIGSRLTGVIYVLDEPTIGLHQRDNDRLISMLKGLRDLGNTVLVVEHDEEVIRSADYVVDVGPRAGVNGGQIVYAGTLDGLLKCEKSLTGKYLSGKMKIEVPKYRRKGNGKFIRIVGAKHNNLKNITVEFPLGTFICVTGVSGSGKSSLIIDTLYPAIANKLHKTRYEVGEHDRIEGLENIDKIIAIDQSPIGRTPRSNPATYTKVFDAIRELFAMTPEAKARGYDKGRFSFNVKGGRCEACGGQGVVKIEMMFLPEVYVECEVCKGKRYNSETLEVTYKGKNIADVLDMTVDEALEFFQNIPAIRETLQVLSDVGLGYIKLGQPATTLSGGEAQRVKLASELRKKATGRTLYILDEPTVGLHFDDVKKLIEVLNRLVDKGNTVIVIEHNLDVIKSADYIIDLGPEGGDKGGYVVATGTPEEVAKVESSWTGKYLRMVLSNSNDNTDTIQNLLCCDEGEAS
- the mgtE gene encoding magnesium transporter, whose protein sequence is MKVKIQIDIRKLIERGDFRTLKMLLEDQDPNVIYEMIEELETSEKAVVFRLLNKDLAAEVFSKLEPDEQYELVKMLTDDEIKSIFKNMDPSDRAELLDELPADVVTKLLSFLPKSEREQTLEVLNYPENSAGRLMSPYFIYVTKSMTVQKALDKVRKFGKDAETIYTIFVVEEDRTLIGTVKLEDLLFAEPDTLIEEIYTPDPIYVKTNTDQEEVAELMKKYDLNAIPVVDNDMRLVGIITIDDIVDVIDEEATEDIHKMAGMSVTTTSYFHTSPLIFIKNRLPWLLGLLLLQSISAYIISSFESVIAAVPILAAFMATMVDAGGNVGGQSSTLIIRSMALGDVELKDWWKVLLREIYVGLILGSILSAVLFVRGFMISHDVMVNVSAAISLLIIIIFANVVGAMLPFLGKLMRIDPAVMAGPLITTVADLGGMWIYFTVVTHILGIK